One Skermanella pratensis genomic window, GGACATTGGCGCCACCGGCATCAAGGACATGGGCCGCACCATGGCCGAGCTGCGCACCCGCTATGCCGGCCAGATGGATTTCGGAAAGGCCAGCGGTTTCGTAAAGGCCGCCCTGGTCTGACGACATCCTCGAAAACGGTTTCCTTTATGGCCTGTTAACCAATCATGCCTTACCGTTCCAGGGACGCCGTTCATCGGCAGCCATGTAGCTCAGACCCCATTCCCGAATATCGGCAATGCAAATATCGAAGGTGATGCGCGGGCGCCATGGCGTTTCCTCCCCAATTCCTTGAAGAGCTGCGGGCGCGTCTGCCGCTCTCCGACGTGGTCGGGAAGCGGATGCGGCTTATCCGTGCGGGCCGGGAATTCAAGGCGCCGTGCCCTTTCCACAACGAGAAGACGCCCAGCTTCTACGTCAACGACCAGAAGGGTTTCTTTCACTGCTTCGGCTGCGGCGCCCATGGCGACATCATCGGCTTCGCCATGCGCCACGACAACCTGGCCTTCCCCGAAGCGGTCGAGCAGCTGGCGTCCGAGGCCGGGCTGCAGGTGCCTCAGGCCACGCCGGAGGACCGGCAGCGCTTCGAACGGCAGAAGTCGCTGCACGACCTGGTGGAGGCTACCTGCCGCTGGTTCGAGAAGCAGCTTTTCGGCGCAGGCGGCCATGCCGCGTTCGATTACCTGAAGAGCCGCGGGCTTGACGAGGAGACGATGGTCCGCTTCCGCCTCGGCTTCGCCCCGGCGGACGGCAACGCCCTGCGCGTCCATCTGGCTCGGGAAGGCTTCAAGGAGGAGGACATGCTGGAGGCCGGCGTCGTCAGGGCGTCGGACTATGGCGGCGGAGCCTTCTCCTTCTTCCGCAACCGCGTGATGTTCCCGGTCACCGACCGGCGCGGCCGTGTCGTCGCCTTCGGCGGCCGCATCATGGAGGGCGACGGGCCGAAATACATCAACTCCGCCGACAACCCCCTCTTCCACAAGGGCCGGCTGCTCTACAGCATGAGCCGCGCCCGGCAGGCGGCGGCCGACGGCCAGCCGATTATCGTGGTCGAGGGCTATATGGACGTCATCGCCCTGGTCCGCGCCGGCTTCGACGGCGCCGTGGCGCCGCTCGGCACCGCGCTGACCGAAACCCAGATCCTGGAGCTGTGGAAGCTGGCGCCTCCGGGGCGCCGGGTCCCGGTGCTCTGCTTCGACGGCGATGCCGCCGGGCAGCGCGCCGCCTTCCGGGCGGTCGAGCGGGTGTTGCCCCACCTGCTGCCCGACCACTCGGTCCGCGTGGCCTTCATGGCGGGCGGCGACGATCCGGACAGCCTGCTGAGGAAGGAAGGGCCGAAGGCTATGCAGCAGGTGCTGGACGGCGCCATGCCGCTGGCCGACGTGCTGTGGCGGATGGAGGAGGAGGGCAGGGTGCTCGACACGCCCGAGGCCCGCGCCGGGCTCCAGGCCGCCCTGGACGAGCGGGTCGCCCTGATCGCCGACCGGACCGTGCAGTCCCTCTACCGCGACGAAATGCGCCGCCGTTTCTTCGAGAAGTTCCGCGCCCGCCCGGCGTTCCAGCCGGGCCAGCGCTTCGCCGGCGGGAGCGGAGGCGGGTTCAAGGGACGCGGCTTCCGGGCGCCGCGCACCACCGATCCGCCGCCCGACTTTCAGCGCAGCCGGCCGAGACCCGCGCGGGAAGGCCGGGAGCGTGTCCTGCTCGCAACACTGCTGAACCATCCCGACCTGTTCGAAGAGGTCGGGGAATCAATAGGTAGCGTGGAGTTCTCGTTGCAAGCTCTGGACCTGCTGCGTCAGGCCGTCGTGTCGGTGCTTAGCGAAAATCCCGGGCTTGACGCTGCCGGTTTGGGTAGCCACTTGACTGATATGGGCTTCTCCGACCTGGAAGACGCCATTGGTCCGGCTTCCTTCCTGTATGCCTTCGCGAGGCCGGATGCGACACCGGAGCAGGCCCGGCGAGGCTGGTATGACGTATGGGGGCAAACATATACCGATCATATCAAGTCCGAACGCCGGGAGGCGACCCAGTCCTTCGCCCGCGATATGAATGCCGATAACTGGTCCCGCGTTCGGGCATTGCTCGAAGCCGAGGCCGGCGCGGCCGAGTTCGAAGACCCCGACCTTGAATACTGAGGTCGCCTATGGCAGATGGAGCAGGAGCTTGGGTCAGGCCGAAAAAAGTCAGTCCTGTGTGTGCGGATGGCGCGGAGCACCGTTGGCCTTGCGTAACGCACGTGTATTCTAGGCGGGGGCATCAATCGAATGGCCACGAAAGCGACGAACGGCGCGGAAGTGACGGAAAATCGTGAAGAATCAGGCGATGGCCCGCTGATGGACGGCATGGTGCAAGCGGTCAAGAAGATGATCGCCCGCGGCCGCGAACGCGGTTATGTCACCTATGACGAGATGAACGCGGCCCTCCCGCCCGACCAGTCCTCATCGGAGCAGATCGAGGATACGATGGCCATGCTCTCG contains:
- the dnaG gene encoding DNA primase, whose translation is MAFPPQFLEELRARLPLSDVVGKRMRLIRAGREFKAPCPFHNEKTPSFYVNDQKGFFHCFGCGAHGDIIGFAMRHDNLAFPEAVEQLASEAGLQVPQATPEDRQRFERQKSLHDLVEATCRWFEKQLFGAGGHAAFDYLKSRGLDEETMVRFRLGFAPADGNALRVHLAREGFKEEDMLEAGVVRASDYGGGAFSFFRNRVMFPVTDRRGRVVAFGGRIMEGDGPKYINSADNPLFHKGRLLYSMSRARQAAADGQPIIVVEGYMDVIALVRAGFDGAVAPLGTALTETQILELWKLAPPGRRVPVLCFDGDAAGQRAAFRAVERVLPHLLPDHSVRVAFMAGGDDPDSLLRKEGPKAMQQVLDGAMPLADVLWRMEEEGRVLDTPEARAGLQAALDERVALIADRTVQSLYRDEMRRRFFEKFRARPAFQPGQRFAGGSGGGFKGRGFRAPRTTDPPPDFQRSRPRPAREGRERVLLATLLNHPDLFEEVGESIGSVEFSLQALDLLRQAVVSVLSENPGLDAAGLGSHLTDMGFSDLEDAIGPASFLYAFARPDATPEQARRGWYDVWGQTYTDHIKSERREATQSFARDMNADNWSRVRALLEAEAGAAEFEDPDLEY